CATCACACCCGACGCATCGGGGGTGAGCTCGAGCGGCGCGAACAGGGCAGAGCGGCCGGTGAGCTGCAGGCCGAACGCCCGGCCCACCAGACAGGCGTGGACGCTATAGACCAGACTTTCCTGCGTGCGGGGCCACGGACCGCGCAGGGCCTTCCAGACGTTGTAGGGTTGGGGGTCGGCGGTGGGCACGCAGACGATCTCCGCGCCCCGCAGGGCGAGGATGCGGTAGGTCTCAAAATAGGTGGCGTCCATGCAGATGGGCAGGGCGAGGCGGCCCACAGGCGTGTGGTAGACCTGGAGGTCGTCGCCGGTCCGCAGCCCCCACCGCTCTTCCAGCTCGATGAGGTGGCACTTGACGTGGCGGCCCGCCTCGCGCCCGTCGGGACCGAACAGGAAGGCCACATTGCCCACCCCGCCGGCTACCGGCAGCATCGTGCTGCCCGCCACCACCCAGGCTCCGGTGGCCCGGGCGATCTCCGAAAACGTCGCCGCGAAGATCCGCCCCAGGGCCGGCCCGACCGCCGCCAGCACGTCGGCCACCCGCGCCCCCGGACCGGCCAGTCGCCGCACGGCAGAGTCGACATCTTCGTGCGGTCCGCCGCCGGCGATTCCGGGCAGCAAGCCCACCAGGGCCGTGCCGCAGTCTTCCGGAAACACCACCAGCTGCGCACCGCGGCCGATGGCGTCGGCCGTCAGCCCCGCGACCTGTCCGATGAACGCCCCCGCCGACGCGGCCAGCCGCAGCTCCATCTGGACGGCCGCCGCCGTGACCCGGACCCCGGACGGCTGAGGGGCCCGGGGCAGGCGATGGCGGCGTACCAGGGCGCGGACGCGGTGGGGGCGCGACGCCCACCACAGCCAGGCGCGCAGCGCGGCAGCCTTCGCCCGATCCAGACGGCTCACAGGTGCTCGTAGATGGCGGGCAGGTAGCGCTCGTACAGCCGGTAGTTGAAGCGGGCGAAGATGTCGTAGCGGTCCACGGCCGCCTGCAGGGCCCGATAGTCCACGACGGCCGACAGCGCCTGACCGTCCTCGCCCCGGGCCAGCCAGCCCGATTCGCCCTCGGTCATCTCGCATGGCGCGCACACCGCCGGACGGCTACGGTAGGGCACCCCCAGCAGTTCACCCGACAGACCGCACTCGACCCCGAAGATCTGGTTTTGCTGGACCTGCTGCCACAGACCCCTCACCTGGTGCGCCTCCGGGTAGGGCGCCGGCACGGCCACGGGAGCCAGCAGGAGGGTGGCGCCCCGCAGGGCGAGGATGCGGCAGGCTTCGGGAATCCACAGGTCCGTCTGGATCAGGATCCCGATATCCCCCACCGGCGTGGGAAACACGGCCAGGTCGTCACCGGGAATCAGACCCAGAGCGCGCTCGTGGGGGGTCAGGTGCGTCTGAGCCTGGGTGCCCACCAGGGAACCGTCGGGAGCGAACAACCACGCCTCATGCCGCACGCCACCATCCTGCGGCACCAGGGCAGTCCCGCTCAGCAGATACACGCCCGCCGACCGGGCCAGGTCCGCGCACGTCTCCCGCAGCCAGGCGGGGAGCCCGGGGAGCCCCGCGGCCGCGTCGCACGCATCTTCCCACCGCCGCACCCCCTCCGCCCCCAGGGCGAGCACCCCCGTGCCGGCCGGCAGGACCACCAGATCGGCGTCGGCGGCGACGCGGTGGACAGCCCGGGCGATGACCTCCGGCCAGGCGGCAGGGTCCGAGGCGCCCGCCTCCACGGCCGCGAGGCCCACCCGCACCCGCGCTCGACGATCCACGACACCCACTGTACCATACCCCCTGTCCCCGGCACCCGGCCCCGGCTCTCCCGCGCCCGGCGGCGTACCGGCGGGATGGTCAGACGATAGGGAACCGACCCCGGCACGCCAAAGAGTCACCCTGTGACGGTCTCCAGGGCGTCATCCAGCGCGGAGCCGCCCCGGGAGGTCCGGGCGCTGGCCGAGCAGGTATCCCGCGACGGCGGCCAGGTCCTGGCCGCCTATCAGGACCCGGTGGGCGAGCACTGGCAGCTGTTCTGCCTGCTGCCCATCGAGCGGGTGGAGCCCACCCCCTACCAGCGGAACCTCTCGCCCGCCCACGTGAAGCGTCTACAGGAGGTCATCCGCAAGCTGGACCGGTTCGTGGACCCTATCGTGGCCGTCTCGCCACGGCCCGGGACCTACTGGACCCCCAACGGCGCCCACCGCCTGGAGGCCGCCCGCAAGCTGAAGGCGGAGGTCATCCCGGCGATCCTCATCCCCGACCCCGCGGTGGCCTTTCACATCCTGGCCCTGAACACCGAGAAGGCCCACAACCTGAAGGAAAAATCCCTGGAGGTCATCCGGATGTACCGGGGCCTGGTGGCTGAACGCCCTCGGGACACGGAGGAGGATTACGCTTTCCAGTTTGAGTCGGCCCACTTCATCACCCTGGGATTGCTGTACGAGGCCAACCCGCGGTTTTCGGGCGGGGCGTTCGCGCCCCTTCTGCGCCGGGTGGACAAGTTTCTCAAGCACCCGCTGCCCCGGGCCCTGGAAGAGCGCCAGGAGCGGGCGGCGCTGGTGCGGCGGGCCGACGAGGCGCTCTCCGACGTGGTGGCGCGCCTGCGCCGGCGGGGCATCAACCACCCCTACGTGCGGAACTACGTGCTGGCCCGCACCACGCCGCTGACCCGCGCCCGCAAAACGGTGCCCTCGTTTGAGACCGCCATCAAGAAGCTGACCGAGAACCTGGAAGCCTTCGACGTGGCCAAGGTCCGCTACGAGGACATCGCCCGGGCGGCCCTGATGACCGCGCCCGGCGGCGGATAGCGGCGGGGGAAGTTCACCCGTCTCTCCGCGATCGCAGTTCTGCGAGAATCGGCATCGCCTGCAGCATCGCCCCCGTGACGTACTCCCACAGGATCCCCGAGGGCCGCGGTACAGCGCCGGAGGTCTGGATGACCCGCGTGGGAGTGACGATGACGTCCACAGGGACGTCGAACGGTTCTCTCGGAATGCGGTGGACCACCTGCACGTCGTGCACCGTCGTCACCACCGGCGTGCGGGTGTCCACCCGACCCAGTTCGGCCAGCACACCGTACTCCAGCTCGCTATAGCCCTCTCCTTTGCCCACGCGCGCCCCATCAGGCGCCACGGCCACCGAACCCACCACGACCAGGTCCGGCCGGGGTAGCTCCGCCAGATCCACCGGACGACCCAGGCGGAACGCCCCCGCGATGGAGGCGGCCTCCCGCAGCCGATCGGAGGGGATGCGCGCGGGATCCAGCAGGAGAAAGCCCGAGCGCAGGCGCGGCGCTGGCATGAGGACCATCTTGCCGGCCTGCAGGGCGGCCAGGCGCACGGGGCGCTGGGGAGCGTCGGGGTTGCACTTCACGATCCGCGCCTGAGCAAACACCGGCAGCCGGGACAGACGCAACGCCGCGGCCTCGGCCCCGGCGAAATTGGGAATCCGTCCGCGCACCGGGCGGGGGAAGCGGGCCAGCCCCTCGCGCTCCAGACGGTCCCAGATGCGCTCCCGCAGCGCCTGCTTGGCCGCCCTCACTGCCTCCGCGCCTCTTGCCTCCACCGATGGCTCACTTTCGCGCGACGCTGTCCCGGGCCCCTGGCCGCGTTCGCGCGATTCCGAGACGGGAGAAAACATTTCCCGACCTTCTGCCGGACTCCCTGGGCTCAGGCGCTCAGCAGCTGGCGGATGCGCGCCACCAGCTGTCCGACGGTAAACGGACGCAACATCACGCGCTCCGGAGGCAGGTGGGCCACGTCTGCTCGCTCCAGGGCGCCGACGAGTGTCAGCAGCCCTTCTGGCGGGCGCGCCAGCAGGTCGCGGGTCGCGTCGTCCTCTCCGCCCACCCCCACCAGGTCGATCACCAGCAAACGGGGGGTGACGCCCGTACGCAGCAGGACCTGCGCGTGGCGGGCCCGGGGAACAGCGATCACCTCGTATCCCTGTTCCAGCGCCTCCGCGAGGGTGTACGCCCGCAGGCGGCGGTCGGGAATCACCAGAAGGATGTCCACCTCGTCAACCACGGCCGCACCCGACTCCAGATTCGCGCGATCCATCGCCGACGCCGCCCGTCAGGGACCGTGCCCGCGCCCGAGAGGGCACGGGGCCTGCCGTTCAGCACAGCCTCGATGACCAGGGATGCGACGGCTCCGCCAAGCCCGGAAGCGTCGTCGGGAAGCCGGTAGTAGGCCCGCCGGCGCACCACCGTTCCCTCGACCAGACCTGCCCGCTCCAGCACCCGCAGGTTGCGGGAGGCCGTCTTGAGCGGCACTCCCAGGCGCGCGGCCAGGGCGCGGAGCTCCTGGGGGCGGCTGTCGGCCAGGGCGGCCAACAGGAGCAGGCGCCGT
This sequence is a window from Armatimonadota bacterium. Protein-coding genes within it:
- a CDS encoding ParB N-terminal domain-containing protein, translated to MTVSRASSSAEPPREVRALAEQVSRDGGQVLAAYQDPVGEHWQLFCLLPIERVEPTPYQRNLSPAHVKRLQEVIRKLDRFVDPIVAVSPRPGTYWTPNGAHRLEAARKLKAEVIPAILIPDPAVAFHILALNTEKAHNLKEKSLEVIRMYRGLVAERPRDTEEDYAFQFESAHFITLGLLYEANPRFSGGAFAPLLRRVDKFLKHPLPRALEERQERAALVRRADEALSDVVARLRRRGINHPYVRNYVLARTTPLTRARKTVPSFETAIKKLTENLEAFDVAKVRYEDIARAALMTAPGGG
- a CDS encoding nitrilase-related carbon-nitrogen hydrolase — protein: MSRLDRAKAAALRAWLWWASRPHRVRALVRRHRLPRAPQPSGVRVTAAAVQMELRLAASAGAFIGQVAGLTADAIGRGAQLVVFPEDCGTALVGLLPGIAGGGPHEDVDSAVRRLAGPGARVADVLAAVGPALGRIFAATFSEIARATGAWVVAGSTMLPVAGGVGNVAFLFGPDGREAGRHVKCHLIELEERWGLRTGDDLQVYHTPVGRLALPICMDATYFETYRILALRGAEIVCVPTADPQPYNVWKALRGPWPRTQESLVYSVHACLVGRAFGLQLTGRSALFAPLELTPDASGVMARAASADSQEVVVGALDLQALRSLRAHHPALKALRPDLYRRVFPAVYHQYRARSAGGRRVWAGSSAPPAVGEGRTAPDRPETPR
- a CDS encoding 5-formyltetrahydrofolate cyclo-ligase, whose translation is MRAAKQALRERIWDRLEREGLARFPRPVRGRIPNFAGAEAAALRLSRLPVFAQARIVKCNPDAPQRPVRLAALQAGKMVLMPAPRLRSGFLLLDPARIPSDRLREAASIAGAFRLGRPVDLAELPRPDLVVVGSVAVAPDGARVGKGEGYSELEYGVLAELGRVDTRTPVVTTVHDVQVVHRIPREPFDVPVDVIVTPTRVIQTSGAVPRPSGILWEYVTGAMLQAMPILAELRSRRDG
- a CDS encoding nitrilase-related carbon-nitrogen hydrolase; this translates as MDRRARVRVGLAAVEAGASDPAAWPEVIARAVHRVAADADLVVLPAGTGVLALGAEGVRRWEDACDAAAGLPGLPAWLRETCADLARSAGVYLLSGTALVPQDGGVRHEAWLFAPDGSLVGTQAQTHLTPHERALGLIPGDDLAVFPTPVGDIGILIQTDLWIPEACRILALRGATLLLAPVAVPAPYPEAHQVRGLWQQVQQNQIFGVECGLSGELLGVPYRSRPAVCAPCEMTEGESGWLARGEDGQALSAVVDYRALQAAVDRYDIFARFNYRLYERYLPAIYEHL
- a CDS encoding winged helix-turn-helix domain-containing protein; translated protein: MDARVPSRRVRPVETVLKALAYRRRLLLLAALADSRPQELRALAARLGVPLKTASRNLRVLERAGLVEGTVVRRRAYYRLPDDASGLGGAVASLVIEAVLNGRPRALSGAGTVPDGRRRRWIARIWSRVRPWLTRWTSFW